The Eleftheria terrae genome has a window encoding:
- a CDS encoding aminotransferase, whose translation MATPHPAPSRIERQDMQHLLHPWADLSSLGRQPPMVISEARGARVTDSHGQTYLDAIGGMWCVTVGYGRAELADAMRAQALKLPFYTPFGAMANEPASELAAALAELAPGDLKRVHLTTCGSTAVESALRFAHYYFGATGRPGKRHILSRADAYHGSTYLAASVCGKAWDRTCFQYESGFVHHLSAPNPYRRPPGVAEGDFCDWLVNELEQRILAIGPERVACFIAEPILASGGVIVPPAGYHQRTLEVCRRHEVLYISDEVVTGFGRLGHFFASQPHFGIVPDMIISAKGLTSGYQPLGALLISERLVQAVSGEQAASNPVFTNGYTYSGHPVACAVALANIRLMQQERICEHVREVGPYFMARLQELRRLPLVGDVRGDHLMACIECSSGFVEALPTVQDIAIAQRVDAHCQAMGLLVRPYESMCILSPPLTITRAEIDELCDILARALERTQQDLLAGARGGQPAREGVAC comes from the coding sequence ATGGCAACCCCCCACCCCGCCCCCAGCCGCATCGAACGCCAGGACATGCAGCACCTGCTGCATCCCTGGGCCGACCTGTCCAGCCTGGGCCGGCAGCCGCCCATGGTCATCAGCGAGGCACGTGGTGCCCGCGTCACCGACAGCCACGGCCAGACCTACCTGGACGCCATCGGCGGCATGTGGTGCGTCACGGTCGGCTATGGCCGCGCCGAGCTGGCCGACGCCATGCGCGCGCAGGCGCTGAAGCTGCCCTTCTACACGCCGTTCGGCGCGATGGCGAACGAGCCGGCCAGCGAGCTGGCAGCCGCACTGGCCGAGCTGGCGCCGGGCGACCTGAAGCGGGTGCACCTGACCACCTGCGGCTCCACCGCGGTGGAGTCGGCGCTGCGCTTTGCGCACTACTACTTCGGCGCCACCGGGCGGCCCGGGAAGCGCCACATCCTGTCCCGCGCCGACGCCTACCACGGCAGCACCTATCTAGCCGCCTCGGTCTGCGGCAAGGCCTGGGACCGCACCTGCTTCCAGTACGAATCAGGCTTCGTGCACCACCTGAGCGCTCCCAACCCCTACCGCCGGCCGCCCGGCGTGGCAGAGGGCGACTTCTGCGACTGGCTGGTGAACGAGCTGGAGCAGCGCATCCTGGCCATCGGCCCGGAGCGGGTGGCCTGCTTCATCGCCGAGCCCATCCTCGCCTCCGGTGGCGTCATCGTGCCGCCGGCCGGCTACCACCAGCGCACCCTCGAGGTGTGCCGGCGGCATGAGGTGCTCTACATCTCCGACGAGGTGGTGACCGGCTTCGGCCGGCTGGGCCACTTCTTCGCGTCGCAGCCGCACTTCGGCATCGTGCCGGACATGATCATCTCGGCCAAGGGCCTCACGTCGGGCTACCAGCCACTGGGCGCGCTGCTGATCTCGGAGCGGCTGGTGCAGGCGGTGTCGGGCGAGCAGGCGGCGTCCAACCCGGTCTTCACCAACGGCTACACCTACTCCGGCCACCCGGTGGCCTGCGCGGTGGCGCTGGCCAACATCCGCCTGATGCAGCAGGAGCGCATCTGCGAGCATGTGCGCGAGGTCGGCCCCTACTTCATGGCGCGGCTGCAGGAGCTGCGCCGCCTGCCGCTGGTGGGCGATGTGCGCGGCGACCACCTGATGGCCTGCATCGAATGCTCCAGCGGCTTCGTCGAGGCGCTGCCCACCGTGCAGGACATCGCCATCGCCCAGCGTGTCGACGCCCACTGCCAGGCCATGGGGCTGCTGGTGCGGCCCTACGAGAGCATGTGCATCCTCTCGCCGCCCCTGACCATCACCCGGGCCGAGATCGACGAGCTGTGCGACATCCTGGCCCGCGCGCTCGAGCGCACCCAGCAGGACCTGCTGGCCGGCGCCCGCGGCGGGCAACCGGCTCGCGAGGGGGTGGCATGCTGA